Proteins encoded within one genomic window of Legionella sp. PC997:
- a CDS encoding LemA family protein: MSTFLIALIIIVVLLFLWAISVYNTLIHLIEAINNDKKQIDIQLDRRFKVFESLIEAVKKYMDYEKTTLKDVVALRNQAQAAKAVGDEEGRIAAENQISQIASGLNVVFENYPDLKASQNVMQLQEEIVNTENKLAYSKQAYNDGIERYNAKKKSFFESMVVSFFPSALDKDFVYWGLPEEQIQAKEDYTVKF; the protein is encoded by the coding sequence ATGAGTACATTTTTGATTGCCCTTATTATTATTGTAGTACTTTTATTCTTATGGGCTATTAGTGTTTATAACACCTTAATTCACTTAATCGAGGCGATTAATAACGATAAAAAGCAAATAGATATCCAGTTGGACCGCCGATTTAAAGTTTTTGAATCGCTCATTGAAGCGGTAAAGAAATATATGGATTACGAAAAAACTACATTAAAGGATGTAGTTGCTTTACGTAATCAGGCGCAAGCTGCTAAAGCTGTGGGAGATGAAGAGGGCCGTATTGCTGCGGAAAATCAAATTTCTCAAATTGCATCTGGGCTCAATGTGGTATTTGAAAATTACCCTGATCTGAAAGCAAGTCAAAATGTCATGCAATTGCAGGAAGAAATTGTTAATACTGAAAATAAATTAGCATATTCCAAGCAGGCTTATAATGATGGCATAGAGCGTTATAATGCTAAAAAGAAATCCTTCTTTGAATCCATGGTGGTATCTTTTTTTCCTTCCGCTCTAGATAAAGATTTTGTTTATTGGGGACTTCCTGAAGAGCAGATTCAAGCTAAAGAAGACTATACCGTAAAATTTTGA
- a CDS encoding M48 family metallopeptidase — protein MIIELDGIPIEISRKKIKNMNLRIYPPDGLVKVSVPLRFSEQLIRQSLESKSAWIHKQRERIRNRAVVEACTFETGSTIVFRGNKYLLIIEEHYGPSQIKIQNELIYCFTQPNSTPAQIQNLVEGWYKQQMQKLLPELIHRWEAIVGVKVAEWGIRKMKTRWGSCNTRAARIWLNLNLIKKPPICLEYVLVHELVHLLEPSHNQRFYGLMSKFMPQWREYEYHLEGRIL, from the coding sequence ATGATCATTGAACTCGATGGTATTCCAATAGAAATATCAAGAAAAAAAATTAAAAATATGAATCTACGCATTTACCCTCCTGACGGCTTAGTTAAAGTAAGTGTTCCTCTTCGATTCAGTGAACAACTTATAAGACAAAGTCTTGAATCTAAAAGTGCATGGATTCATAAACAAAGAGAGCGAATTCGTAACCGTGCTGTTGTGGAAGCATGTACTTTTGAAACAGGATCAACAATAGTATTTAGAGGAAACAAATATTTATTAATCATCGAAGAACATTATGGTCCTTCACAAATTAAAATCCAAAATGAGTTGATCTACTGTTTTACCCAACCCAACAGCACTCCAGCTCAAATACAAAACCTGGTTGAGGGGTGGTATAAGCAGCAAATGCAAAAATTATTGCCTGAGCTCATTCATCGTTGGGAAGCTATTGTTGGAGTTAAAGTAGCTGAGTGGGGGATCCGAAAAATGAAAACACGTTGGGGTTCCTGCAATACCAGAGCAGCACGTATTTGGTTAAATCTTAATCTTATTAAAAAACCACCGATTTGTCTTGAATATGTTCTTGTTCATGAGTTAGTTCATCTGTTAGAACCTAGTCATAATCAACGATTTTATGGGTTAATGAGTAAATTTATGCCACAATGGCGCGAATATGAATATCACCTTGAGGGGCGTATACTTTGA
- a CDS encoding ABC transporter permease, with the protein MAIKQQVVALYTLVRRELVRMFRIASQVFLPPVITTTLYFLIFGSLIGPRIGSIQGVSYPMFIAPGLIMMSVIVNSYGNVSSSLYSVRFQKSIEEMLVSPMRNSLLLLGYVLGGVFRGLIVAILVYIIASFFLTIELSHLPMTLLVVLLVAAVFSLAGFTNAMVARNFDDIMIVPTFILTPLTYLGGVFYSINMLPEFWQKVSLLNPILYMVNALRQAMIGQSEVDISLAMGIICLMLVLLTFLNMFLLKRGVGFRE; encoded by the coding sequence ATGGCCATTAAACAACAAGTTGTTGCATTATATACTTTGGTGAGGCGCGAGTTGGTTCGTATGTTTCGTATAGCAAGCCAAGTATTTTTACCCCCTGTGATTACAACTACGCTATACTTTCTTATTTTTGGTAGCTTAATCGGCCCCCGTATCGGCTCCATCCAAGGAGTCAGTTATCCGATGTTTATTGCTCCTGGATTGATCATGATGTCCGTTATTGTTAACTCTTACGGGAATGTATCTTCCTCTCTTTACAGCGTTCGCTTTCAAAAAAGTATCGAAGAAATGCTTGTGAGTCCGATGCGTAACAGCCTCTTGCTCCTCGGCTATGTCTTGGGTGGAGTATTTAGAGGATTAATTGTCGCAATATTGGTTTACATCATTGCAAGTTTTTTCTTAACCATTGAATTAAGTCACTTACCAATGACCTTACTTGTAGTATTGCTGGTAGCTGCTGTATTTTCATTAGCCGGTTTCACCAATGCGATGGTGGCGCGAAATTTTGATGATATTATGATTGTTCCAACATTTATACTCACACCGCTCACCTATTTAGGTGGTGTATTTTATAGTATCAATATGCTGCCAGAATTTTGGCAGAAGGTATCTCTACTAAATCCTATTTTGTATATGGTTAATGCATTGCGACAAGCAATGATTGGCCAAAGCGAGGTGGATATCTCTTTAGCAATGGGAATTATTTGCCTCATGTTGGTGTTACTCACCTTTCTGAACATGTTTTTATTAAAAAGAGGGGTCGGGTTTCGCGAATAA
- the htpX gene encoding zinc metalloprotease HtpX, protein MELEDYHGGVGNWREQIRLNQRKTYGVITFFVAIFFGVGFIADLFILQSTYPQVTLQQCFNALIHLRVIPYATLIMVGIAVVSLLITYAFYDRIMLLGTEYHEITPQTARDLREQQLYNVVEEMKVAAGLQYMPKVFIIEADYMNAFASGYSERSAMVAITRGLMEKLDRAELQAVMAHELSHIRHYDIKLTLTVAILSNILLIVIDILFYSAVFKRDGKREDNRLLMVIIILRYVLPLLTILLTLFLSRTREYMADAGCVELMRDNEPLARALLKINDDHQQHAEQYSAEYGNTPHEQVRQASYLFDPSDIDPVKSLSNAFATHPSVEQRLQALGFKRK, encoded by the coding sequence ATGGAACTTGAAGACTATCATGGTGGCGTAGGGAATTGGCGCGAACAAATACGGTTGAATCAACGTAAAACCTATGGAGTTATTACTTTTTTTGTTGCAATTTTTTTTGGTGTGGGCTTCATTGCTGATTTATTTATTTTGCAATCTACATATCCCCAAGTGACTTTGCAGCAATGCTTTAACGCGTTGATCCATCTGCGCGTGATTCCCTATGCCACTCTTATAATGGTTGGTATTGCCGTGGTGTCATTATTAATAACTTATGCATTTTATGATCGAATTATGTTATTAGGTACGGAATATCATGAAATTACCCCACAAACTGCCCGGGATTTACGAGAACAACAACTGTATAATGTAGTTGAAGAAATGAAAGTTGCTGCAGGTTTGCAGTACATGCCTAAAGTTTTTATTATCGAAGCGGATTATATGAATGCTTTCGCGAGCGGGTATAGTGAACGATCAGCAATGGTTGCCATTACTCGCGGTTTAATGGAAAAACTGGACAGGGCAGAATTACAAGCAGTAATGGCCCATGAACTAAGTCACATTCGTCACTATGATATTAAATTAACGCTAACCGTTGCAATTTTGAGTAATATTCTTTTGATCGTAATAGATATCCTATTTTATTCCGCAGTCTTTAAGCGTGATGGTAAACGGGAGGACAACCGTTTATTAATGGTGATTATAATTCTTCGTTATGTGTTACCGTTACTTACTATTTTATTAACTCTATTCTTAAGTCGAACCCGTGAATATATGGCTGATGCGGGCTGTGTGGAGTTAATGCGGGATAACGAACCTTTAGCCCGGGCATTGCTGAAAATTAATGATGATCATCAACAACACGCTGAACAATATTCAGCGGAATATGGGAATACACCCCATGAGCAGGTGAGGCAGGCTTCCTATCTTTTTGATCCATCCGATATTGATCCTGTGAAATCGTTAAGTAATGCTTTTGCAACCCACCCTTCAGTGGAACAACGTTTACAGGCTTTGGGTTTTAAGCGTAAATAA
- a CDS encoding DUF2878 family protein: MNKSQIGWCVHFLAYYLCWIACFYFAAQNNVLLGTIIGLLIIAVQIAWQSINRLPYLNALYFALLIGVIGSLTDTIWLHQNYIYFKANPFSFYFTAPWMICIWLSFGLNLIILNEKFTRYYLIWFLLILFMMPFAYKIGETCNIVVIEKSYPFYFFVGITWAFLLPASFYLYHYLNKPNIVNP; this comes from the coding sequence ATGAATAAAAGTCAAATTGGATGGTGTGTCCACTTCTTAGCATATTATCTGTGTTGGATAGCTTGTTTCTATTTTGCAGCACAAAATAATGTATTGCTCGGAACAATAATTGGTCTTCTGATTATTGCGGTGCAAATCGCCTGGCAATCAATTAATCGATTACCTTATTTAAATGCTCTTTATTTTGCACTTCTTATCGGAGTCATTGGCTCACTGACGGATACCATTTGGCTGCATCAAAATTATATTTACTTTAAAGCAAATCCCTTTAGCTTTTATTTTACAGCCCCATGGATGATTTGTATTTGGTTAAGTTTTGGATTAAATCTTATTATTCTTAATGAAAAATTCACTCGTTACTATCTCATTTGGTTCCTACTCATTCTTTTTATGATGCCTTTTGCTTATAAAATTGGCGAAACCTGTAATATCGTTGTGATCGAAAAAAGTTATCCCTTTTATTTTTTTGTAGGAATTACTTGGGCCTTTCTCTTACCTGCTAGCTTTTATTTATATCATTATTTAAATAAACCCAACATTGTGAACCCATGA
- a CDS encoding 2OG-Fe(II) oxygenase: MIDTEHLINDLCKQGFCIIDDFLEQTQCQSLRTTAQKLYEQGLFRGAKIGLKLGSHKNESVRTDEILWLEENETDPAIQFFLKRMKQLAQILNQSLFLGIHEFETHFAAYQPGTYYKKHVDQFAAQKTRKISCVYYLNPHWTPDFGGELKLYNTEDQLIQNVLPLENRFICFNSELPHEVCVTHQPRYSITGWMKTPAHFILTKVHSPISKKSYEESD, encoded by the coding sequence TTGATTGATACCGAACATCTGATCAATGACCTTTGTAAGCAAGGATTTTGTATTATTGATGACTTTCTTGAGCAAACGCAATGCCAATCATTACGCACAACCGCCCAAAAATTATACGAACAGGGATTATTTCGTGGTGCCAAAATTGGTCTGAAACTTGGATCACATAAAAATGAGTCCGTTCGTACTGATGAAATTTTGTGGCTGGAAGAGAATGAAACCGATCCAGCAATCCAATTCTTTTTAAAACGAATGAAACAATTGGCTCAAATATTAAACCAGTCCTTGTTTTTAGGGATACATGAATTTGAAACGCACTTCGCTGCATATCAACCCGGTACTTATTATAAAAAACATGTGGATCAATTCGCTGCCCAAAAAACCCGCAAAATATCATGCGTATATTATTTAAATCCGCACTGGACCCCTGATTTTGGAGGTGAGTTAAAATTGTACAATACAGAGGATCAATTAATTCAGAATGTGTTGCCATTAGAGAATCGCTTCATATGTTTCAACAGTGAATTGCCCCATGAAGTATGTGTTACTCATCAACCTCGATACAGCATTACTGGCTGGATGAAAACACCTGCCCACTTTATATTAACAAAGGTGCATTCTCCAATTTCCAAAAAAAGTTATGAAGAAAGCGATTAG
- a CDS encoding ABC transporter ATP-binding protein has product MHALDIKQLFKTYANGVQALKGIDLTINKGDFFALLGANGAGKSTTIGLITSLLNKTSGSISIHGYDLEKEPAKAKSCLGLVPQEINLNIFENCEQILLNQAGYYGISRKNAQPRVETLLQQLGLWEKRNSITRHLSGGMKRRLMIARALVHQPKVLILDEPTAGVDIEIRHSMWEFLTRTNAEGTTIILTTHYLEEAEQLCKNIAIINEGEIIKNTSMKALLQTLRHQTFIFNTESRIDTLPDLFPFKPTLVDSTTIELRVDNNLNLNDAFALFTKNGIKIHSMRNKTNRLEELFLDLIKNGH; this is encoded by the coding sequence ATGCATGCCTTAGACATTAAACAATTATTCAAAACCTATGCTAATGGGGTACAAGCATTAAAAGGCATTGATTTAACCATAAATAAGGGTGATTTTTTTGCTTTACTAGGTGCCAACGGTGCTGGAAAGTCGACAACCATTGGTCTAATTACATCTTTACTCAATAAAACCTCAGGTAGTATCAGTATCCATGGTTATGATTTGGAAAAAGAGCCTGCGAAAGCCAAATCCTGTTTGGGTCTTGTCCCCCAAGAAATCAATCTAAATATTTTTGAAAATTGCGAACAAATTCTTCTAAATCAAGCAGGATACTACGGGATTTCACGGAAGAATGCGCAACCTCGAGTTGAAACTCTTTTGCAACAATTAGGTCTTTGGGAAAAAAGAAACTCCATAACACGACATTTATCTGGAGGAATGAAACGTCGACTCATGATTGCCAGGGCTTTAGTACATCAGCCCAAAGTACTCATTCTCGATGAGCCTACCGCAGGAGTAGACATAGAAATTAGACATAGTATGTGGGAGTTTCTCACCCGAACTAATGCAGAAGGCACAACGATTATTCTCACCACCCACTATCTAGAAGAAGCAGAGCAATTATGTAAAAATATTGCCATCATAAATGAAGGGGAAATTATAAAAAATACCTCGATGAAAGCTTTACTTCAAACCTTGCGCCATCAAACTTTTATTTTCAATACAGAAAGTCGTATCGATACTCTACCCGATTTATTTCCCTTTAAGCCCACATTGGTTGATAGTACTACGATAGAACTTCGGGTGGACAATAATTTGAATTTAAACGATGCATTTGCTCTGTTTACCAAAAATGGAATAAAAATTCATAGTATGCGAAATAAAACCAATCGCTTGGAAGAACTCTTTTTGGATCTTATAAAAAATGGCCATTAA
- a CDS encoding helical bundle domain-containing protein, which yields MLSSSSEYIKALREGKYLLFLDWTDFISQKYKLLDADDTVNFLIFEWLHNGYLEGDAQKLALLQAVYELEAKPLRGKLDYSLKSITSALFICMVFQNLKWEKIELPKKETPRDEIKEFIEKNLNQLNSFMYEELLEGMQTRFYKWVEDIDEKESADAFQKIHAITQPRYLLEDYILHLQRIKIKDDELYATRLSLAKRFLGYLYEQTELTPEVSKVITTYVNSLRELHPGKGEIEQLDRISPPSTLEHTWRKITTIGISFFNIVSGDKSLSEVISGEAIIFNSIDSPDSNLKM from the coding sequence ATGCTCTCATCCAGTTCGGAATATATTAAAGCCCTGCGCGAAGGAAAATATTTACTATTTTTAGATTGGACCGATTTTATTTCTCAAAAATATAAACTTTTAGATGCGGATGACACAGTCAATTTTTTGATCTTTGAATGGTTGCATAATGGTTATCTAGAAGGAGACGCTCAAAAGTTAGCTCTCTTACAAGCAGTATATGAATTGGAAGCTAAGCCATTGCGAGGAAAATTAGACTATTCACTTAAATCAATTACTTCTGCTTTATTTATATGTATGGTTTTTCAGAACCTTAAATGGGAGAAAATTGAACTCCCCAAAAAAGAAACTCCACGAGACGAAATAAAAGAGTTTATTGAAAAAAATCTTAACCAGTTGAATTCATTTATGTATGAAGAATTATTAGAAGGGATGCAGACTCGCTTTTATAAGTGGGTAGAAGATATTGACGAAAAAGAGTCAGCCGATGCATTTCAAAAAATTCACGCGATTACGCAACCAAGATATCTCCTTGAAGATTATATTTTGCATTTACAACGTATAAAAATAAAAGATGATGAACTTTATGCTACGCGATTGAGTTTGGCAAAACGTTTTCTCGGCTATTTATATGAACAAACAGAACTAACACCTGAAGTATCTAAAGTTATTACTACCTACGTTAACTCACTTCGTGAATTGCATCCTGGAAAAGGAGAAATAGAGCAGTTAGACAGAATCTCTCCTCCTTCCACCCTGGAACATACTTGGAGAAAAATAACCACGATAGGGATTAGCTTTTTTAATATCGTCTCAGGTGATAAGTCGCTTAGTGAAGTAATTTCCGGGGAAGCTATAATCTTTAACTCGATTGATTCGCCTGATTCCAATTTAAAAATGTAG